One Archangium violaceum genomic window, CCAGCTCGTCCTGGAGCGGATTCATCTGCGGGCTGTGGAAGGCGTAGTCCACGCGCAGCCACCGGTGCGCCACGCCCTGGCGCTCCAGCCGCGCCACCGCCTCCTCCATGGCCTCCGGGTCTCCCGAGAGCACGCACGAGGACGGGGCGTTGATGGCCGCGAGGGCCAGGCGCCGCTCCCGTCCCGCGAGGAAGGGGGCCAGCGCCGGGGCGGGTAGCTCGACGGCCACCATCCTCCCCTGGCCGGTGGCCCGCTGCATGAGGCGGGCGCGGTGGTGGACGACGCGCAGCGCCTCCTCCAGGCCCAGGGCCCCGGAGACGTGGGCGGCGGCCACCTCACCGATGCTGTGGCCCAGGACGGCGTCGGGCACCACGCCCCAGGACTTCCACAGCTCCACCAGCGCCACCTGGAGGGCGAAGAGCGCGGGCTGGGTGACTTCCGTCTGTTGCAGACGCGAGCGCTCCTCGTCGGCGGCCAGCTCCTCCAGCAGGGACCAGCCCGACAGGGGCCGCAGCAGGGCATCGCAGGCCTCGAGGACGCGGCGGAACACCGGCTCCGTGGCGAGCAACCGCCGCCCCATGCCCACCCACTGCGAGCCCTGGCCGGAGAACACGAACACCACCCTGCGGCGCCCGCCCACCACGGGAGGCCCCACGTGCACGGAGGAGGGACGCTCACCGCGCAGGAAGGCCTCGAGCGCCGCGCCCACCTCCCGGCGCGAGCGGCCCACCACCGCCAGCCGGTGCTCGTGGTGGGCGCGGTGCGCGCCCGCGGAGAAGGCCACGTCCCGCGGCTCGGTGGCCCCGGCCAGCCGCTCCTGGTACGCGCGGGCCAGCGCGGTGAGCGCCTCTCCGCCGCGCGCGGACAGCGGCAGCACGCACGGGGTGGGCTCGTCCGGCTCGGCCTCGGGGGCCGCGTCTCCACAGAGCGACACCACCAGGGGCCACGAGTCCTCTTGCACCTCCGGGGGCAGCACGGCGCTCCAGCGCACCGGGTGGCCCAGCGTGTACAGGGCCCCGAGCGTGTCGCGCGTCACCACCTGTCCGTCCTCGCCCCGGCGCAGCGAGGGGAGCACGCGGGCCTCCCGTCCGGCGCGCGCGAGCGTGGCGCCGATGGCGTGCTTGAGCGTGGAGTGGGGCCCCAGCTCGAGGAAACACGAGGCCGTCTCCTGCCCGGCGAGTGCCTCCAGGGCCTGGGAGAAGCGGACGGGGCGGGTGAAGTGCTCGGCCCAGTAGTCGGCGTCCAGCGGCGTCCCGTCCAGCCGCGTGCCGGTGACGGCGCTGTAGAGCGGCAGCTGCGCGCGGCCCGAGCGCACGTCCCGGAGCGCCTCGCGCAGCTCCTCCCGCATGGGCTCGAGCCGGGGGGTGTGGGCCGGCACGTTGGTGCTCACCTTCCAGCAGGAGACGCCGCGGCCGAGCAGGGACTCCACCACCCCGTCGAGCGCCTCGGGCTCGCCGGAGAGCACCGTCGCCTCGGGAGAGGCATGGATGGCGCGGTATACGCGCTCCTCGTTTCCAACGAGCGCCTCGCCCGCCCGCTCCCACGAGAGCGACACCAGCGCCATGGCGCCCTGGCCCCGGGTGCGGTGGATGAGACGCGCCTGCGCGCAGATGACGCGCATGGCGTCCTCCAGGCCCAGACACCCGGCCACGTACGCGGCGGCCACCTCGCCGATGCTGTAGCCGAGCACGGCGTCCGGTTGGATGCCCCAGGAGCGCCACAGCTCCGCCAGGGCCAGCTCCAGCGCCACCGTGGCGGGCCAGCCGAAGAGCGCCTCGTGCAGCCGCGAGCGCGAGCCCCGCGCCGCCAACTCCTCCAGCAGGGACCAGCCCAGGTGCTGGCGGATGAGCCCGTCACAGCGCTCGAGCACCGCGCGGAACACCGGCTCGTCGCGCAGCAGGCTCCAGCCCATGCCCGGCCACTGGCCGCCCTGTCCGGAGAAGACGAAGACGAGCGGGGCGCGCGTCGTGGCCTCGCCCACCGACAGCCCCGCCCGCGGCTCTCCGGCCACGAAGGCGGACAGGTGCCGCTCCAGCTCCTGGCGCGAGCGCACCGTCACCGCCAGCCGGTGCGCGCCCGCCCCCAGCCTCCGCGCCGTGTGGCACAGGGTCGCCAGTGGCGCCTGGCCCTCGGCGGAGCCCAGGGTGCCCAGCAGACGCCGCGCCTTCTCCCGCAGCGTCCCGGCGCTCCCCGCGGCCAGCGGGAACAGCTCCGCCTCCCGCGCGCGCCACTGCTGGAGCACCAGGTGGCAGTTCGTCCCGCCGAAGCCGAAGGAGCTGATGCCGGCCGTGGCGGGCTCCTCCTCGCCCTGGGGCCAGGGCTCCAGGGCGCGCTGCAGCCTCAGCCCCAGCTCCTCGAAGGGGATGTGGGGGTTGGGCTTCTGCACGTGGAGACTGGCGGGGAGCGCCCCATGCCGCATGCACAGGGCCACCTTGATGAGGCCGGCGATGCCCGCGGCCGCCTCCAGGTGGCCGATGTTGCTCTTCACGGAGCCGAGCCGCAGGGGACGCTCCGGGGGCCTGCCCTGGCCCAGCACGGCGCCCAGGGCGCGCGCCTCGATGGGGTCCCCCAGGAAGGTGCCCGTACCGTGCGCCTCCACGTAGTGCGCCCGCGAGGGGGCGAGGCCCGCCTGCGCCCAGGCCCGGCGCAGCACGTCCTCCTGCGCGCGGGGGTTGGGCGCGGTGAGGCCGTTGCTGGCCCCGTCGTTGTTCACCGCGCCGCCGAGCACCAGGCAGTGGATGGTGTCCCCATCCGCCAGCGCGCGGGAGAGCGGCTTGAGCACCACCGCCCCCACGCCCTCGCCCCGCACGTAGCCATTGGCGCGCGCGTCGAAGGCGAAGCAGCGGCCGTCCGGCGACAGGCCGCCGAACTTGGCCATGGCCACCGTGCTCTGGGGCGCGAGCACCAGGTTCACCCCGCCGGCGATGGCCAGCGTGGACTCGCCATTGCGCAGGCTCTGGCAGGCCAGGTGCACCGCGACGAGCGACGAGGAGCAGGCGGTGCTGACGACGAGGCTGGGCCCCTGCAGGCCCAACGTATAGGAGACGCGCGCGGAGATGATGCTCGCGTCGTGCCCCGTGGCGGTGTGCGAGGTGGTGGAGACGCCCCCGGCGCCCGTCAACCGCCCGTAGTCGCAGAACATGGCGCCGAAGAAGACGCCCGTGCGGCTGCCCTTGAGCGTGCCCGGCGCGAGCCCCGCGTCCTCCAGCGCCTCCCACGCCGCCTCCAGCGCGAGCCGCTGCTGCGGGTCCATGTCGAGCGCCTCGCGGGGCGAGATGCCGAAGAACTGGGGCTCGAAGCGGTCCACCCCGTCGATGAACCCTCCCCAGCGCGTGTTCATCTTCCCGGGCGCGGCGGGGTCCGCGTCATGGAAGGCGTCCACGTCCCAGCGCTCCCGGGGCACCTCGGTGACGGCGTCCACCCCGTCGCGCAGCAGGCGCCAGAAGGCCGCCGCGTCCGGCGCTCCCGGAAAGCGGCACGCCAGGCCGATCACCGCGATGGGCTCCTGGCTCGCGGCCACGGCCTCCGGCTCGACGGCCTGCGGCTCGGGGCCGCTCCGCGTGCCGGAGAGGTGGTCTCTCAGCGCCTCGAGCGTGGGGCACTCCCAGAGCAACGTGGCGGGCAGCGGACGGCCCACGGCCCGGGACAGCTCGGCCAGCAGTTCCAGGGCCCCGGCGGAGTCCAGCCCGTAGCGGCTGAGCGGCTCGCGGATGTCGATGCTCCCGGCGGGCAGCGTGGTTCGCTCCGCCACGAGGGAAACCAACCAGCTCTGGAGCTCTTCGGGAGAAGACAGGGACGCTTCCCGTCTCATGACGACCTCTCGTTACGGCGGAGCGGACCCGTGGCGGCGCACGCGGGGGGGGCGTACGCCGGGGCGGGTCCGGCTCGAAGACTTCGGGGACCTCGACTTCAGGGACCTCGACTTCAGGGACTTCAGAGGATGCGCACGCCCTCGCTCACGGGCTGATCCGGGGACAGGAGCACCGTCCCCCGATCAGGGCACACCGCGGCCAGCACGAGCACTTCGGAGGTGACTCCCGCCACGTTCTTGGGCGGGAAGTTGCAGACGGCCACCACCTGCCGCCCCACGAGCTGCTCGGGGCGGTAGTTGGCGGTGATCTGCGCGGAGGTGGTGCGCTGGCCGAGCGGCCCGAAGTCGATGACGAGCACGTAGGCGGGCTTGCGGGCCTTGGGGTTGAGCGACGCCGACACCACGCGCCCCACCCGGATGTCCACGCCGAGGAAGTGCTCGAAGGAGATGGGAGGGGCGGGAGTGGAGGCGGATGGCTCGCTCATGACTTCCCGACCACCTTGGCCTCGCCCAGGTGCCGGATGTCGCGGCACCAGGCCACGTTGCGCGCGTAGCGCACCTCGAAGCGCTCCAGGAACTTCTCCTGCTGCTCCGGGGGCACGAGCCGCTCGAGCATCCCGCAGGTGAGCGCGACGTGGTAGGGCTCGGCCGGGTCCTCTCCGCCCACGTGGATGCGGAAGTAGCTCAGCTCGTCCTTCTGGATGTCGGGGTGGGCGGCGGCGAGCGCGCCCCACAGCCCGCTGATCATCCGCTGGGCGTGCAGCTCGAAGGCGACCATCGTCGCGCACCGCTCGAGCGACGAGGCGTGCGCCAGGCCCTCGTAGAGGTCCGTGAGGTACTCCCGCGTCACCGGGGCGTAGCTGGGACGCGCGGTGCCGACCAGCCGCTCGATGTCGCGGCGCAGGTGGTTGGCGTGGAACGTCTTGCGCGTCTCCAGGATGCGCGGCAGCCCGGAGATGCCATGGCGGGTGAGGGTGAAGTGGCCACCCGTCTCGTCCCAGCACAGGTAGTTGCCTACGACGGAGGTGATCTCCACATCCTCCGGAACGTCATGGTCGTTCTGGATGGCGTCGAAGATGAGCTCCTTCTGCGCGCCGGCCTGCAGGTAGGGGAAGGCCTGGGACATGGCCAGGTAGTTCTGGAGCAGTGGCCGGAGGTGCTGCGACTCCACGCCCGCCTCGAAGGGGTGGGGCGAGTAGCGGCTGTCGATGATGTCATTGAGACGCTGGTAGGTGGAAGAGGTGACTCCAACCATATCCAGCGCCGCCGTCATGGGGGTCTGCTGCGTGAGCGACATGAGGCTTCTCCAGTTGTTCGATGGTCTCAACGCATGAACAGACGCTCGTTAATTCCGTCGGGATGGCGTTGCGCCACGTCATTGAGTTGGACGCGATGTGCCATGAGGTGTGTTCACTTGTCAAACAAGTTTTACTGTTTTGGCATTTTGCGCGAGTATTGCGGGTATTGAGCTGGAATGGAGTCCGGCGCTAGAGGAATACCCTGATGTGGAAACCCCGTAGGCCGGTGTTGGGTCTGTCTTTGCAGGGCCCGGGGAGTTCGCCAGGGGCAGACATTTTCAAACGGCCTGGAGCGAGGAGCGCCACATCAAGACGCCAGGTGTCCGCTTCGTGCTCAATCGCGAGCAAGGCGAGCTCCCGCTGCGCCTCGTGGGATGCACTCACCGCGTCATGCAATGGATTGCCTGAGCGGCCTTCACGCCCGGACAACCCGATGGTTTGTTTCAGGCTTGGAGCCTGGGCCCTCATCGTCTTCTTCCAGTTCGCGTGTGCCACGGGCGCTCCACACGGCGGCCTCCTCGAGGGCTATCGCCACGGCTCGCTCACGCCCCCATCGGCCCTCCCTGCGCGTGGGGCCGTCACGGCGGAGCCCGGCCTCGAGTCCGCCACTGCCTATGTCGTGGACTTCATGGAGCCCGGCACCGTCGCTACCCGGCCGGTGCCCATTCCCAGGGCCGAGTTCCAGCGGACCTTCCTGCGCCTCTCCCGCGACGTGCGGCTGGGCGCGAAGACGCCCCGGCGGGCCGCCCACGAGTTGCTGAGTCTCCTGGAAGGATCCCCGGACGCTCCCAGGGTGGCGGCCACGGGCGACTGGATGTTGGAGTCGTACCGCGGCGAGGGCCTCACCTTCATTCCCGAGCGCCAGGAGGGCCCGGTTGTCCTCACCCCCCGGGCTGAAGCAGCCCTCGAGGAGAGGTACCTCCGGTGGTGTGCGCACCAGGGCGGCGGTGACTGCCTGGGCCTGTTGGACGACGGGCCCTACCTGCGCACGGAGGATCGGCGCACGCTGGCCCTGGCGCTGGCCTTCGGCACCGTGCTCGACGAGACGCGCGCGGCCCTCGCGGGCGAGTTGCTGGACGCGCGGGCACTGGTGTCCCTGGTCGTCTGGACGGTGGCGCTCTACTGCATGATGTGGGTGGTGCCCGAGCCGATCACCAAGGCCCTGGCCGCGAGCCTGACCCTCCTCTTGATGGGCTACCTGGGGCTCGAGACGGTGTACGGGCTGATGGACGGCTGGGCCCGCATGGCCGACACGGCGCACCACGCCACCACCTTCGAGGAACTGCGCGCGGCGGGTGGGGAGTTCGGCAAGGTGCTGGGCGAGGACGCGGCGAGGGCCATGATTCTCGCCGTGGCGACTCTCAGCGGGCACACGCTCGGGCAGGTGCTGCCGCGGGTGAAGTCGCTTCCGCGATTCGACCTCGCGCGAGCGCGGTTCGAGGCGCAGGGCGGCGCCGCCGTCATGAAGCGAGTGGAGGCCGTGGAGACGGCGCTCGCGACGGAGGGCGCCCTGGTCAAGGCCGTGGCGGCGGTGGAGACGGTGGCCACTTCACCGCGGGGCCCGCTGGCGGTGGTGACGTTCAAGAAGGGTCGGGGCTCCGGGGTGGGAACGGCCCCTGGAGGCCGCTCCGCCGAAACCGTCATGCATCACCGGGGCGGCAACCGGCAGGTGCAACTCAGCGACGGCCAGCGCTGGCACCTGCCACGCGGCAAGTCGGCCGCAGACATTCCCGCCGCGGACAAGGTGGGGGACATGCTCCAGGAGGCCGTCACCCGGGCCGCGAAGGAGTGGGGGCCCCACAGACTCTCGAAAGAGGAGAAAGAGGCCATCAAGAAGGCTCTGGACAAGGG contains:
- a CDS encoding type I polyketide synthase; protein product: MRREASLSSPEELQSWLVSLVAERTTLPAGSIDIREPLSRYGLDSAGALELLAELSRAVGRPLPATLLWECPTLEALRDHLSGTRSGPEPQAVEPEAVAASQEPIAVIGLACRFPGAPDAAAFWRLLRDGVDAVTEVPRERWDVDAFHDADPAAPGKMNTRWGGFIDGVDRFEPQFFGISPREALDMDPQQRLALEAAWEALEDAGLAPGTLKGSRTGVFFGAMFCDYGRLTGAGGVSTTSHTATGHDASIISARVSYTLGLQGPSLVVSTACSSSLVAVHLACQSLRNGESTLAIAGGVNLVLAPQSTVAMAKFGGLSPDGRCFAFDARANGYVRGEGVGAVVLKPLSRALADGDTIHCLVLGGAVNNDGASNGLTAPNPRAQEDVLRRAWAQAGLAPSRAHYVEAHGTGTFLGDPIEARALGAVLGQGRPPERPLRLGSVKSNIGHLEAAAGIAGLIKVALCMRHGALPASLHVQKPNPHIPFEELGLRLQRALEPWPQGEEEPATAGISSFGFGGTNCHLVLQQWRAREAELFPLAAGSAGTLREKARRLLGTLGSAEGQAPLATLCHTARRLGAGAHRLAVTVRSRQELERHLSAFVAGEPRAGLSVGEATTRAPLVFVFSGQGGQWPGMGWSLLRDEPVFRAVLERCDGLIRQHLGWSLLEELAARGSRSRLHEALFGWPATVALELALAELWRSWGIQPDAVLGYSIGEVAAAYVAGCLGLEDAMRVICAQARLIHRTRGQGAMALVSLSWERAGEALVGNEERVYRAIHASPEATVLSGEPEALDGVVESLLGRGVSCWKVSTNVPAHTPRLEPMREELREALRDVRSGRAQLPLYSAVTGTRLDGTPLDADYWAEHFTRPVRFSQALEALAGQETASCFLELGPHSTLKHAIGATLARAGREARVLPSLRRGEDGQVVTRDTLGALYTLGHPVRWSAVLPPEVQEDSWPLVVSLCGDAAPEAEPDEPTPCVLPLSARGGEALTALARAYQERLAGATEPRDVAFSAGAHRAHHEHRLAVVGRSRREVGAALEAFLRGERPSSVHVGPPVVGGRRRVVFVFSGQGSQWVGMGRRLLATEPVFRRVLEACDALLRPLSGWSLLEELAADEERSRLQQTEVTQPALFALQVALVELWKSWGVVPDAVLGHSIGEVAAAHVSGALGLEEALRVVHHRARLMQRATGQGRMVAVELPAPALAPFLAGRERRLALAAINAPSSCVLSGDPEAMEEAVARLERQGVAHRWLRVDYAFHSPQMNPLQDELARALDGLRPGPATVALYSTVTGTRVAGEELGAAYWARNIREPVLFADAVNGALDDGHTVFLEVGPHAVLSHNVLRCLEERGVQGQAIASLRRGQDEARTLREALAALYVRGCEVDWRRVYPGARHVPLPTYRWQRERYWPSPRAERSQRAPGGGHPLLGARLSVAALRGARCWEQTLSLEAVPYLGDHRVQGEVVVPGAAYLELGLAAGSAAYGNAPLALEAVSFQRMLTLPTEGERTVQVVLADKEPGLATFDVYSAREGAGEGDAWLHHASGLLRRGEASTGPVPSEPSPDTLRARLPSHWSDAEHYQHMTATGLGYGDAFRGVRALWRSPDEVLGRVRLPEGVTSRLAAYRLHPALLDACIQVVMTLLTAPGEETAGAGETLVPVGVESLRVHRRPEREVWALARRVRTDGTGERSLAADLLLLDEAGGVLAEVRGLRVRRLEGGVGTRPAGEEWLHTLEWKRHEGAPSEQAPTGEGAWLVFSDTAGTGDVLAELLKARGQHCVRVVAAGRYEKREPDLFQVDATSPEDYRRVLKEAFGETGCRGVVHLWSLDVGTATRAEDLERARESGSQSALYLAQALIRRGWRDTPRLWLVTRGAHAVKPGEDVAVAQAPLWGFGRALALEHPELQTTLVDVEGEDARARSRALLTELDAADGETQVAWREDARYVARLVRGTYEALGGEPVQLKAEATYLLTGGLGGLGLSVAKWMVEKGARHLVLMGRGEPTGAAREVLQELEKAGARVVVERADVSRREQLEAVFARMEKELPPLAGVLHAAAVLEDRTVLEMDGERFSRPLAPKVLGAWNLHALTADKALDFFVLYSSAAALLGFPGQSNYAAANAFMDALAHHRRSQGLAGLSLNWGAFSDVGMAAAQANRGERLSYRGVGSLQPAQGTAVLERLLTGGAAQVAVMKLDARQWLEFYPNATAPLWAELLAEQEKAKSHEARSVRLRETLSNAGPEQRAALVEEHLAEQIAQVLGLEASKLDRLRAFGELGLDSLMSLELRNRLEASLGLKLSATLLFTYPNLAALAHHVVDKLELPTGSTPAPATAPTAPLQGTPEDTAGLAATVEQMSDEEAERLLLASLDSISTELRK
- a CDS encoding tRNA-binding protein, whose amino-acid sequence is MSEPSASTPAPPISFEHFLGVDIRVGRVVSASLNPKARKPAYVLVIDFGPLGQRTTSAQITANYRPEQLVGRQVVAVCNFPPKNVAGVTSEVLVLAAVCPDRGTVLLSPDQPVSEGVRIL
- the sitA5 gene encoding SitA5 family polymorphic toxin — its product is MVCFRLGAWALIVFFQFACATGAPHGGLLEGYRHGSLTPPSALPARGAVTAEPGLESATAYVVDFMEPGTVATRPVPIPRAEFQRTFLRLSRDVRLGAKTPRRAAHELLSLLEGSPDAPRVAATGDWMLESYRGEGLTFIPERQEGPVVLTPRAEAALEERYLRWCAHQGGGDCLGLLDDGPYLRTEDRRTLALALAFGTVLDETRAALAGELLDARALVSLVVWTVALYCMMWVVPEPITKALAASLTLLLMGYLGLETVYGLMDGWARMADTAHHATTFEELRAAGGEFGKVLGEDAARAMILAVATLSGHTLGQVLPRVKSLPRFDLARARFEAQGGAAVMKRVEAVETALATEGALVKAVAAVETVATSPRGPLAVVTFKKGRGSGVGTAPGGRSAETVMHHRGGNRQVQLSDGQRWHLPRGKSAADIPAADKVGDMLQEAVTRAAKEWGPHRLSKEEKEAIKKALDKGEYWLARLLEREARGRYVQVKVKAQFDHLYDFSLGKGVDVVDPATGTRYEILSGTASNLARHGRRMAGEFFRMLTF